The Mesorhizobium koreense genome includes a window with the following:
- a CDS encoding DUF5996 family protein — MAHSWPDIPYGPWKDTCRALHLYVQIVGKYRLAHTPWVNHSWHATLYPDARGLTTSMVPDGPGIELRFDFIAHRIEGAAADGRRGGFALGPMSVADFQDRLRELVASLGGTPKWNGKPSEIPYALPFAEDHAVRPYDADAVKRFYQALALVAEVFGTFRTSFLGKVSPVHLFWGGFDLAVTRFSGRRAPLHPGGIAALPDTVTQEAYSHEVSSAGFWPGGAGVDFPAFYSYAYPAPDGFAAATVVPGAARFDTTLGEFLLPYDAVRAAADPAARLMQFLESTYRAAADLGHWDCAALECATGVPGQPRVVRA; from the coding sequence ATGGCGCACTCATGGCCTGACATTCCCTATGGTCCCTGGAAAGACACATGCCGGGCCTTGCATCTCTATGTGCAGATCGTCGGCAAGTATCGGCTGGCGCACACGCCCTGGGTCAACCATTCCTGGCATGCGACGCTCTATCCGGACGCACGCGGACTGACCACCTCGATGGTGCCGGACGGGCCGGGCATCGAACTGCGCTTCGACTTCATCGCCCATCGTATCGAGGGAGCCGCCGCCGACGGGCGGCGGGGCGGGTTTGCTCTAGGGCCGATGTCGGTCGCTGATTTCCAGGACCGGCTGCGCGAACTTGTGGCCTCGCTCGGCGGCACACCGAAATGGAACGGCAAGCCGAGCGAGATACCGTATGCTCTTCCCTTTGCCGAGGACCACGCCGTCCGGCCTTACGATGCGGATGCAGTAAAGCGCTTCTATCAGGCGCTGGCCCTGGTAGCGGAGGTATTCGGCACCTTCCGGACCTCCTTCCTTGGCAAGGTGAGTCCGGTTCATCTCTTCTGGGGAGGTTTCGACCTCGCCGTGACCCGTTTCTCGGGCAGGCGCGCGCCACTTCACCCCGGCGGTATCGCGGCACTGCCGGACACGGTCACGCAGGAAGCCTACAGCCATGAAGTCTCCTCTGCGGGCTTCTGGCCAGGCGGGGCAGGCGTCGATTTTCCGGCCTTCTATTCCTACGCCTATCCGGCGCCGGATGGCTTCGCGGCGGCGACGGTCGTGCCGGGCGCGGCGCGCTTCGATACGACGCTCGGTGAGTTCCTGCTGCCATATGATGCGGTGCGGGCGGCTGCCGATCCAGCGGCGAGACTTATGCAATTCCTGGAAAGCACTTATCGCGCGGCGGCCGATCTCGGCCATTGGGACTGCGCCGCGCTCGAATGCGCGACCGGCGTTCCGGGGCAGCCGCGCGTCGTTCGGGCCTAG
- a CDS encoding DUF2019 domain-containing protein encodes MSINDRFKSMITDELVAAFERICLEQYEAILGGKNQKYNRLFDEVMIIRDELKARGERQVLLPLLSHKNRQVRYQAAMATLLVSPASAKQALEKLSHSHEFPQAADASIALDKLADGSFVPS; translated from the coding sequence ATGAGCATCAACGATCGTTTCAAATCAATGATAACTGACGAGCTCGTGGCTGCGTTTGAGCGAATCTGCCTCGAACAATACGAAGCGATTCTAGGAGGGAAAAACCAGAAATATAACCGGTTGTTCGATGAGGTCATGATCATCCGCGACGAGCTAAAGGCGCGCGGAGAAAGACAGGTATTGCTACCGCTTCTGAGCCACAAGAACAGGCAGGTTCGGTATCAAGCGGCCATGGCAACGCTTTTGGTTTCACCTGCAAGCGCAAAGCAGGCACTCGAAAAACTTAGCCACAGTCACGAGTTTCCCCAGGCTGCCGACGCCAGCATCGCGCTGGACAAGCTTGCGGACGGAAGCTTCGTGCCGTCGTAA
- a CDS encoding hydroxyacid dehydrogenase — translation MPSLPIVYSTHPLHPHATAMLNGIATMKVASALDPETFVRESRDAAALVIRVPVPAEMFENAPLLRLAARHGAGLDMVPMEAATRAGVLVSNVPGANARTVAEYIFFAAMALLRRFRPIDRDLRAKGWLAGRVETVHGRELAGRTFGIVGMGSIGRAAAMIATAGFGLDVIAASRSRQSLPEGVGWRTLEELMAESDIVAICCPLTPETRGMINADRIGRMKPDAILINVARGAIVDDDALLTALRENRIGGAALDVFDTPPEPDHPYFSFDNVLVTPHMAGISEESMERMGTGAVAEVIRVLKGGLPVNLRNPEVVEHYRQRFPEGLR, via the coding sequence ATGCCCTCCCTACCGATCGTTTATTCGACCCATCCGCTGCACCCGCATGCAACCGCCATGCTCAACGGCATCGCAACGATGAAAGTCGCCTCGGCGCTCGATCCTGAAACCTTCGTACGGGAATCCCGCGATGCGGCCGCGCTCGTCATCCGCGTGCCGGTGCCCGCTGAGATGTTCGAGAACGCACCGCTGTTGAGGCTCGCGGCCCGCCATGGTGCCGGCCTCGACATGGTGCCGATGGAGGCAGCGACGCGCGCCGGCGTGCTCGTCTCCAACGTGCCGGGCGCCAATGCGCGTACGGTGGCGGAATACATCTTCTTCGCCGCGATGGCGCTCCTGCGCCGTTTCCGCCCGATCGACCGCGACCTGAGGGCGAAGGGATGGCTTGCCGGTCGGGTCGAGACGGTGCACGGCAGGGAATTGGCAGGGCGCACATTCGGCATCGTCGGCATGGGCAGTATCGGCCGCGCCGCCGCCATGATCGCAACCGCCGGCTTCGGCCTCGACGTCATCGCCGCCAGCCGCAGCCGGCAAAGCCTGCCGGAAGGGGTCGGCTGGCGCACGCTGGAAGAACTGATGGCCGAAAGCGACATCGTCGCCATCTGCTGCCCGCTGACGCCGGAAACGCGCGGCATGATCAACGCCGATCGCATCGGCCGCATGAAGCCGGACGCGATCCTCATCAACGTCGCGCGTGGCGCGATCGTCGACGACGATGCCCTGCTCACGGCACTTCGTGAAAACCGCATCGGCGGTGCGGCGCTCGATGTCTTCGACACGCCGCCGGAGCCGGACCATCCCTATTTTTCGTTCGACAACGTGCTGGTCACCCCGCACATGGCCGGCATCAGCGAGGAGAGCATGGAGCGCATGGGCACCGGCGCAGTCGCCGAAGTGATCCGCGTGCTGAAGGGAGGCCTGCCCGTCAACCTGCGCAATCCGGAGGTGGTGGAGCACTACCGGCAGAGGTTTCCGGAAGGGCTACGGTAG
- the clpS gene encoding ATP-dependent Clp protease adapter ClpS has protein sequence MSDVVTKPRVKVKPKTERPRLHKVILVNDDYTPREFVVTVLKGEFRMSEEQAYHVMITAHRRGVCVVAVFTKDIAETKATRATEAGRAKGYPLQFTTEPEE, from the coding sequence ATGAGCGATGTCGTCACCAAGCCGCGCGTGAAGGTCAAGCCGAAGACCGAACGGCCGCGCCTGCATAAGGTGATCCTCGTCAACGACGATTATACGCCGCGCGAATTCGTCGTGACCGTCCTGAAAGGCGAGTTCCGCATGAGCGAGGAGCAGGCCTATCATGTCATGATCACGGCGCACCGGCGCGGCGTGTGCGTGGTCGCCGTCTTCACCAAGGATATCGCCGAGACCAAGGCCACCCGCGCCACGGAGGCGGGCCGCGCCAAGGGCTATCCGCTGCAGTTCACCACCGAACCGGAGGAGTGA